Below is a window of Frigoribacterium sp. SL97 DNA.
GGAAAGTGGAGGGAGCGACCGCACCTCCTCACCGGAGAGCGGTCCCGGGTGCCGCACGACGTTCGCCGTCGTCTGGGTCGTGCGGCGGTCCGGGTCGACGACGTGCACGCGGCTCGGCCACTCACCGAGGGCCGGCAGCTCCCAGCATGCGGCCGCCGACGCATGAGACACCACCATCCGCGAAGCGAGCCGCGGCATGACGGCGAGGACGAGGATCAGGTGGCGATCCCGAGAGGAGGCCGCTCGCCACGCGGCAGCGTCGACGGCTGCCCCACGACGCACCCGGACGAACTCACCCCGCTCGACACCACGACGCACGGCCTCGGACTCCCGCCGCCCGTGCTCGAGCCGGTCGGACCGGATGATGTGGGGCAGATGTTCGATCACAGGGAGAGACTGCCGTCACATGGCGGCCCGCCAGTGGTTGTCCACAGGCAGGGCGACGACGAGGTCACACCACGTCTGCGGCATCGAACCGCCCGACGGGGCAGTTCGACGACTCGACGGTGGTGCGACCTCGTGCAGAGCGGGGCGAAGAAGCCGCGCGGAGGCGAGGAGGCGCGGGGCGGCTACTCGAGGTTGGCGTGACGGGGCCAGAGCTCGTCGGCATCGGCACCCGAGCGCTTCCACAGCGCGTGGAAGACGGCGTCGCCGAGCAGCACGACGGTCTGCTCGAACAGCCCGCCGGCGTACTGCGACGACGCGGCTCCCGAGCGGTCCTGCTTGTCGGCGGCGGGCACCACGAGCACGGCCTCGGCCAGGTCGGCCAGCGGCGAGTCGGCGGCGGTGGTGATGGCGGCCACCCGCGCGCCGGCGTCGACGGCCGTCCGGGCCGCGGCGACGATGCCGGACGTCGTGCCCGAGCCGCTCGCGGTGAGCAGCACGTCCCCGTCGGCGATGGCCGGCGTCGTGACCTCGCCGACGACGTGGACCTCGAGTCCGAGGTGCATCAACCGCATCGCGGTCATGCGGAGGGCGAGACCCGAGCGACCCGCACCGTGGACGAAGACGCGCTCGGCG
It encodes the following:
- the hxlB gene encoding 6-phospho-3-hexuloisomerase, with amino-acid sequence MTPADSTTPDDDHGSVATALELVADEVDAAVSAVLDADAGGDDSSDTSGQLDAFADLLDDAERVFVHGAGRSGLALRMTAMRLMHLGLEVHVVGEVTTPAIADGDVLLTASGSGTTSGIVAAARTAVDAGARVAAITTAADSPLADLAEAVLVVPAADKQDRSGAASSQYAGGLFEQTVVLLGDAVFHALWKRSGADADELWPRHANLE